The proteins below come from a single Papaver somniferum cultivar HN1 chromosome 11, ASM357369v1, whole genome shotgun sequence genomic window:
- the LOC113324349 gene encoding insulin-degrading enzyme-like 1, peroxisomal, whose translation TLNVKLQLFALIAKQPVLHQLRSVEQLGYVTMLTQRNDCGIRGLQFIVQSTAKDPGEIHLRVQSFLKEFENKLYEMPADEFMSNVNALIEMKLEKHKNLREETSFYWGEIFYGTLKFDRREIEIAALKNLRQQELIDFFNEYIKVGAPSKKTLSVQVYGGLHSAKYEASAKDISSQSQSVLIEDIFSFRRAQPLYGSLKGGSGRT comes from the exons ACATTGAATGTGAAACTTCAGCTTTTTGCTCTTATTGCAAAGCAACCAGTTCTCCACCAGCTTCGCTCAGTTGAGCAACTTGGATACGTAACAATGCTTACACAGAG GAATGATTGTGGCATCCGAGGCTTACAATTTATTGTCCAATCAACAGCAAAG GATCCAGGAGAGATCCATTTGAGAGTCCAATCATTCCTTAAGGAGTTTGAGAATAAACTTTATGAGATGCCTGCTGATGAATTCATG AGTAATGTAAATGCGCTGATTGAAATGAAGCTTGAAAAGCACAAAAATTTGCGCGAAGAAACTTCATTCTATTGGGGAGAGATTTTTTATGGCACCCTAAAATTTGACAGGAGAGAGATTGAG ATTGCAGCTTTAAAGAACCTCCGGCAGCAAGAACTAATAGATTTCTTCAATGAATACATTAAAGTGGGCGCACCCTCAAAAAAGACACTATCGGTACAAGTATATGGGGGATTGCACTCAGCCAAATATGAAGCGTCTGCTAAAGATATATCCTCCCAATCTCAATCTGTCTTAATCGAGGATATTTTCAGCTTCAGGAGGGCACAGCCTCTGTACGGTTCTTTAAAGGGAGGCAGTGGACGTACATAA